From Etheostoma spectabile isolate EspeVRDwgs_2016 chromosome 8, UIUC_Espe_1.0, whole genome shotgun sequence, a single genomic window includes:
- the snx33 gene encoding sorting nexin-33: MSVKAKAIYTFQSENKEEISIQENEELVIFDKNSVDGWFKGENSRGEKGLFPASYVEIIRSRSNSNVTDCSISPAGSLGNDSSYFPSTPNTSLHLQQSYYDDDDDDWDDWDDRSTVVDDADPSRSPGANGHSHQSPLSYNPNVHYRAKPHMERQDSISSSRKGSMVGRNLNRFSSFVRSGVEAFVLGDVPMMAKIAESYTIEMGPMGPLWKESPQPFSCSIEDPTKQTKFKGIKTYISYRVTPSHTGRPVYRRYKHFDWLYNRLLHKFTVISVPHLPEKQATGRFEEDFIEKRKRRLILWMNHMTSHPVLSQYEGFEHFLMCADDKQWKLGKRRAEKDEMVGAHFMLTLQIPNEHQDLQDVEERIDTFKAFAKKMDDSVMQLTHVASELVRKHLGGFRKEFQRLGNSFQSISQAFMLDPPHSSEALNKAISHTGRTYENIGEMFAEQPKYDLFHMLDKLSLYQGLLANFPDIIHLQKGAFAKVKESQRMSDEGKMDQDEADGIRKRCRTVGFALQAEMSHFHHQREVDFKDMMQAYLTEQIAFYQRVVQQLERTLRMYDCL; encoded by the exons ATGTCAGTGAAAGCCAAAGCAATCTACACTTTTCAAAGTGAAAATAAAGAGGAGATCAGCATCCAGGAGAATGAGGAACTGGTTATCTTTGATAAGAACTCTGTGGACGGCTGGTTTAAGGGGGAGAACAGTCGAGGGGAGAAAGGTCTCTTCCCTGCGTCCTATGTGGAAATTATTCGCAGTCGTTCCAACTCCAACGTGACTGACTGCTCCATAAGCCCAGCAGGATCTTTAGGAAACGACTCCTCCTATTTCCCCTCGACCCCAAACACCTCTCTGCATTTGCAGCAGAGTTACTATGACGACGACGATGATGACTGGGACGACTGGGATGACAGGTCGACAGTGGTGGACGATGCTGACCCCAGTCGGAGCCCCGGGGCCAATGGACATTCCCATCAGAGCCCACTGTCATACAACCCCAATGTGCACTACCGGGCCAAACCACACATGGAGAGACAGGACAGCATCTCCAGCTCGAGGAAAGGCAGCATGGTGGGCAGGAACTTGAACAGATTTTCCAGCTTTGTCCGCTCAGGGGTGGAAGCGTTTGTGTTGGGTGATGTGCCCATGATGGCAAAGATAGCGGAGTCGTACACCATCGAGATGGGTCCCATGGGGCCCCTGTGGAAGGAGAGCCCACAGCCTTTCTCCTGCTCCATTGAAGACCCCACAAAACAGACAAAGTTCAAAGGCATCAAGACGTACATTTCATACAGGGTCACACCAAGCCACACGGGGCGTCCCGTCTACAGGCGCTACAAACACTTTGACTGGCTGTACAACCGCTTACTGCACAAGTTCACTGTGATCTCCGTGCCTCACCTGCCTGAGAAGCAGGCCACGGGGCGATTTGAGGAAGACTTCATCGAGAAGCGCAAGAGACGACTGATACTGTGGATGAACCACATGACCAGTCACCCAGTCCTCTCCCAGTATGAAGGCTTCGAGCACTTTCTGATGTGTGCTGATGACAAGCAGTGGAAACTGGGCAAGAGACGGGCGGAGAAGGACGAGATGGTGGGTGCCCATTTCATGCTGACCCTCCAGATCCCTAATGAACACCAGGACCTACAGGATGTAGAGGAGCGGATCGACACCTTCAAGGCCTTCGCTAAGAAAATGGACGACAGTGTGATGCAGCTCACACATGTTGCCTCGGAGCTGGTGCGTAAGCACCTGGGTGGATTCAGGAAGGAGTTCCAGCGGCTAGGTAATTCATTCCAGTCCATCAGCCAGGCTTTCATGCTGGACCCTCCCCACAGCTCAGAGGCCCTCAACAAAGCAATCTCCCATACAGGCCGCACCTATGAGAACATTGGAGAGATGTTTGCAGAGCAACCTAAGTATGACCTCTTCCATATGCTGGACAAGCTGTCGCTCTATCAAGGCCTGCTCGCCAACTTCCCCGACATTATTCATCTACAGAAAG GTGCCTTTGCCAAGGTGAAGGAGAGCCAGCGGATGAGTGACGAGGGAAAGATGGACCAGGACGAGGCAGACGGCATTAGGAAACGCTGCCGGACGGTTGGGTTTGCCCTCCAGGCAGAGATGAGCCATTTCCATCACCAGCGAGAGGTGGACTTCAAAGACATGATGCAGGCCTACCTCACGGAGCAGATAGCCTTTTACCAACGTGTTGTCCAGCAACTGGAGCGCACCCTGCGCATGTACGACTGTCTGTAA